CGAGCCACCGCGCCTGCCGCCTGGATCGCGGGCGCCGGCGATCGCCGGCTCGCTGGTGGACGGCACCGCCAACGTGCTCTATCTGCTGGTGGTGCGCTCGCACGCCGTGAGCATCGTCGGCACCATCGTGTCGCTGGGGCCCGCGTTCACG
The DNA window shown above is from Candidatus Sulfotelmatobacter sp. and carries:
- a CDS encoding EamA family transporter, producing EPPRLPPGSRAPAIAGSLVDGTANVLYLLVVRSHAVSIVGTIVSLGPAFTIILARFVLHERFHRLQVAGLALAGVAIVLLTNGTR